Proteins encoded in a region of the Vitis riparia cultivar Riparia Gloire de Montpellier isolate 1030 chromosome 7, EGFV_Vit.rip_1.0, whole genome shotgun sequence genome:
- the LOC117918597 gene encoding endoglucanase 12 isoform X2 — MKHPAERERGGNQDSVSANIGACSAAGKLPKSNGIAWRGNSGLEDGKDLTDVKGGLVGGYYDAGDNIKFHFPMAYAMTMLSWSVIEYRHKYEAIDEYNHVRDLIKWGTDYLLLTFNSSASHIDKIYSQVGASVANSSKPDDHYCWMKPEDMDYDRPVQTANSGPDLAGEMAAALAAASIVFQDNTAYSKKLIKGAETLFTFARDFGKRTPYCRGNPYIEPFYNSTGYFDEYMWGAAWLFYATGNKSYISLATNSGLPKNSKAFYMIPDLSVPSWDNKLPAAMLLLTRLRIFLSPGYPYEDMLKSYHNVTGLTMCSYLQQFHVFNWTKGGLIQLNHGKPQSLQYVANAAFLASLFVDYMNATSIPGWYCGPNFIRAETLRSFATSQIKYILGENPMKMSYLVGYGTKFPKHVHHRGASIPNDNKKYSCTGGWKWRDSRNPNPHNITGAMVGGPIRTDNFQDIRTNYNYTEPTLAGNAGLVAALVSLTSSGGMSIDKNTIFSAVPPFYPPSPPPPAPWKP, encoded by the exons ATGAAACATCCAGCAGAGAGAGAAAGGGGAGGAAACCAAGACAGTGTTTCTGCAAATATTGGTGCTTGCTCTGCAG CTGGGAAACTGCCTAAGAGCAATGGTATTGCATGGAGGGGGAATTCAGGGCTAGAGGATGGGAAAGATTTGACTGACGTGAAGGGTGGGCTTGTTGGAGGTTACTACGATGCTGGAGACAATATCAAGTTCCATTTCCCCATGGCATATGCTATGACAATGCTGAGTTGGAGTGTGATCGAATACAGACACAAGTATGAGGCCATTGATGAGTACAACCATGTTCGAGACCTCATTAAGTGGGGGACTGATTACTTACTCTTGACCTTCAATTCCTCTGCCTCCCACATTGACAAAATTTATAGCCAG GTTGGAGCCTCGGTagctaattcttcaaaaccaGATGATCATTACTGCTGGATGAAACCAGAGGACATGGACTATGATAGACCAGTCCAGACTGCAAACTCAGGGCCTGACCTTGCTGGGGAAATGGCAGCAGCCCTGGCAGCCGCATCTATAGTGTTTCAGGACAATACAGCCTACTCCAAAAAGCTCATCAAAGGTGCTGAAACACTCTTTACCTTTGCCAGGGACTTTGGCAAACGGACGCCATACTGTCGTGGGAACCCTTACATAGAACCATTCTACAACTCCACTGGCTACTTTGATGAGTACATGTGGGGTGCTGCATGGTTGTTCTATGCCACAGGAAACAAAAGCTACATCTCCCTGGCAACCAACTCAGGACTGCCCAAGAACTCCAAGGCATTTTACATGATTCCAGACTTGAGTGTGCCCAGTTGGGACAACAAGTTACCAGCCGCCATGCTGCTGTTGACGAGACTCAGGATATTCTTGAGCCCAGGCTACCCTTATGAGGACATGTTGAAGAGCTATCACAATGTGACTGGTCTTACCATGTGTTCCTATCTTCAACAGTTCCATGTCTTCAATTGGACTAAAG GAGGATTGATTCAATTGAACCATGGGAAGCCACAATCTCTACAGTATGTGGCCAATGCTGCCTTCTTGGCATCTCTTTTTGTTGATTACATGAATGCAACCAGTATTCCAGGCTGGTACTGTGGCCCCAATTTCATTAGAGCAGAAACGCTACGCAGTTTTGCCACCTCTCAG ATCAAGTACATTCTAGGCGAAAACCCCATGAAAATGAGCTACTTGGTGGGCTATGGAACCAAATTCCCCAAACATGTGCATCACCGTGGAGCATCCATACCCAATGACAACAAGAAGTACTCATGCACAGGTGGATGGAAGTGGCGTGATAGTCGCAACCCAAATCCTCACAACATCACAGGAGCCATGGTTGGAGGGCCTATTCGGACAGACAATTTCCAAGATATCCGCACCAATTACAACTACACAGAGCCAACATTAGCTGGAAATGCTGGGCTGGTTGCTGCACTTGTGTCCTTGACTAGCAGCGGAGGCATGAGCATTGACAAGAACACCATATTCTCAGCAGTTCCACCATTCTATCCACCAAGCCCACCACCTCCAGCGCCTTGGAAGCCTTGA
- the LOC117918597 gene encoding endoglucanase 12 isoform X1, whose amino-acid sequence MHSANHWGGSLEINGDSGTDDERSRNMEWERQQHLHQHRHLDETQQSWLLGPHQGNSKKKYVDLGCIMCSHKALKYTIWSLVISFVVIALPIIIVKSLPQHKSHPPPPDNYTLALHKALLFFNAQKSGKLPKSNGIAWRGNSGLEDGKDLTDVKGGLVGGYYDAGDNIKFHFPMAYAMTMLSWSVIEYRHKYEAIDEYNHVRDLIKWGTDYLLLTFNSSASHIDKIYSQVGASVANSSKPDDHYCWMKPEDMDYDRPVQTANSGPDLAGEMAAALAAASIVFQDNTAYSKKLIKGAETLFTFARDFGKRTPYCRGNPYIEPFYNSTGYFDEYMWGAAWLFYATGNKSYISLATNSGLPKNSKAFYMIPDLSVPSWDNKLPAAMLLLTRLRIFLSPGYPYEDMLKSYHNVTGLTMCSYLQQFHVFNWTKGGLIQLNHGKPQSLQYVANAAFLASLFVDYMNATSIPGWYCGPNFIRAETLRSFATSQIKYILGENPMKMSYLVGYGTKFPKHVHHRGASIPNDNKKYSCTGGWKWRDSRNPNPHNITGAMVGGPIRTDNFQDIRTNYNYTEPTLAGNAGLVAALVSLTSSGGMSIDKNTIFSAVPPFYPPSPPPPAPWKP is encoded by the exons atgcACTCAGCAAATCACTGGGGAGGGTCATTGGAGATTAATGGGGACTCAGGCACAGACGATGAGAGGAGCAGAAACATGGAATGGGAGAGGCAGCAGCATCTGCATCAGCATCGTCATCTGGATGAGACCCAACAAAGCTGGCTGTTGGGTCCTCATCAAGGCAACAGCAAAAAGAAATATGTGGACTTGGGGTGCATCATGTGCAGCCACAAGGCCTTGAAGTATACCATCTGGTCTCTTGTTATTTCTTTCGTTGTGATTGCACTGCCCATCATCATTGTCAAATCCTTGCCCCAGCACAAGTCCCATCCTCCTCCTCCAGACAATTACACTCTTGCTCTCCACAAAGCTCTCCTCTTCTTCAATGCCCAAAAGT CTGGGAAACTGCCTAAGAGCAATGGTATTGCATGGAGGGGGAATTCAGGGCTAGAGGATGGGAAAGATTTGACTGACGTGAAGGGTGGGCTTGTTGGAGGTTACTACGATGCTGGAGACAATATCAAGTTCCATTTCCCCATGGCATATGCTATGACAATGCTGAGTTGGAGTGTGATCGAATACAGACACAAGTATGAGGCCATTGATGAGTACAACCATGTTCGAGACCTCATTAAGTGGGGGACTGATTACTTACTCTTGACCTTCAATTCCTCTGCCTCCCACATTGACAAAATTTATAGCCAG GTTGGAGCCTCGGTagctaattcttcaaaaccaGATGATCATTACTGCTGGATGAAACCAGAGGACATGGACTATGATAGACCAGTCCAGACTGCAAACTCAGGGCCTGACCTTGCTGGGGAAATGGCAGCAGCCCTGGCAGCCGCATCTATAGTGTTTCAGGACAATACAGCCTACTCCAAAAAGCTCATCAAAGGTGCTGAAACACTCTTTACCTTTGCCAGGGACTTTGGCAAACGGACGCCATACTGTCGTGGGAACCCTTACATAGAACCATTCTACAACTCCACTGGCTACTTTGATGAGTACATGTGGGGTGCTGCATGGTTGTTCTATGCCACAGGAAACAAAAGCTACATCTCCCTGGCAACCAACTCAGGACTGCCCAAGAACTCCAAGGCATTTTACATGATTCCAGACTTGAGTGTGCCCAGTTGGGACAACAAGTTACCAGCCGCCATGCTGCTGTTGACGAGACTCAGGATATTCTTGAGCCCAGGCTACCCTTATGAGGACATGTTGAAGAGCTATCACAATGTGACTGGTCTTACCATGTGTTCCTATCTTCAACAGTTCCATGTCTTCAATTGGACTAAAG GAGGATTGATTCAATTGAACCATGGGAAGCCACAATCTCTACAGTATGTGGCCAATGCTGCCTTCTTGGCATCTCTTTTTGTTGATTACATGAATGCAACCAGTATTCCAGGCTGGTACTGTGGCCCCAATTTCATTAGAGCAGAAACGCTACGCAGTTTTGCCACCTCTCAG ATCAAGTACATTCTAGGCGAAAACCCCATGAAAATGAGCTACTTGGTGGGCTATGGAACCAAATTCCCCAAACATGTGCATCACCGTGGAGCATCCATACCCAATGACAACAAGAAGTACTCATGCACAGGTGGATGGAAGTGGCGTGATAGTCGCAACCCAAATCCTCACAACATCACAGGAGCCATGGTTGGAGGGCCTATTCGGACAGACAATTTCCAAGATATCCGCACCAATTACAACTACACAGAGCCAACATTAGCTGGAAATGCTGGGCTGGTTGCTGCACTTGTGTCCTTGACTAGCAGCGGAGGCATGAGCATTGACAAGAACACCATATTCTCAGCAGTTCCACCATTCTATCCACCAAGCCCACCACCTCCAGCGCCTTGGAAGCCTTGA